In Sulfitobacter sp. OXR-159, one DNA window encodes the following:
- the tnpC gene encoding IS66 family transposase, whose protein sequence is MSDLPPIDISAIPESQREAVLAVLRENKSLKQETTGLQTKTSELEVLVKRLEHLIAELKNATHGKRSEKLSEDERQLAFEDLEVAVAEVETQQAEQTPSEARPRKAARRNRGNLPEDLPRVERVDEPQSLNCPCGCGEMHRIGEDRTERLDIIPAQLRVIVTVRPKYACRSCAEGITQAPAPAHLIEGGLPTEGAIAHVLVSKFSDHLPLYRQSQILARSGIDIHRSTLADWVGTAAFHLSPVVDRLAEHLKKSGKLFMDETTAPVLDPGRGRTKTGYLWALARDDRGWGGDDPPGVVFTYAPGRAGQNAEQILRGFDGTLQLDGYAGYNRLTRPSRKGGAPITVAYCWAHARRKLKEVFDRDGSEIAAEGLRRIAEFYRIEGEIRGMGPGQRLSARQARTAPLMAEFGEWLQSQRRRISSKSRLGEKLTYIHRQWSGLQTFLHDGRVEIDSNAVENLIRTIALTRKNALFAGHDEGGHAWGRIASLIATAKVNDVEPFAYLKATLEAIAAGHPANRIDDLLPWNFQPSS, encoded by the coding sequence ATGTCCGACCTGCCGCCCATCGATATATCTGCCATCCCCGAGAGCCAGCGTGAAGCTGTCTTGGCGGTGCTGCGCGAGAACAAATCGCTGAAGCAAGAGACGACCGGGCTACAAACCAAAACATCTGAGCTGGAAGTTTTGGTTAAGCGTCTGGAGCACCTCATTGCCGAGCTCAAGAACGCCACACATGGCAAGCGCTCGGAGAAGTTAAGCGAGGATGAACGGCAGCTGGCTTTTGAAGACCTTGAGGTTGCCGTCGCTGAAGTTGAGACTCAGCAAGCTGAGCAGACGCCCTCAGAGGCACGGCCTCGCAAAGCTGCCCGACGCAACCGTGGCAATCTTCCCGAAGACCTTCCACGGGTTGAGCGGGTGGACGAGCCTCAGAGTTTGAACTGCCCCTGCGGGTGTGGCGAGATGCACCGTATAGGCGAAGACCGCACCGAGCGGCTGGATATCATTCCAGCGCAGCTGCGTGTCATCGTCACCGTTCGCCCCAAATATGCTTGCCGTTCCTGCGCTGAAGGTATCACGCAGGCCCCGGCGCCTGCGCATCTGATCGAAGGCGGGTTGCCGACTGAGGGCGCCATCGCACATGTGCTTGTCAGCAAATTCTCAGACCACTTGCCGTTGTATCGTCAAAGCCAAATCCTTGCCCGCTCCGGCATCGATATCCACCGCAGCACTTTGGCCGATTGGGTCGGCACAGCGGCTTTCCATCTGAGCCCTGTCGTGGACCGCTTGGCTGAGCATCTAAAGAAGTCCGGCAAGCTATTTATGGATGAGACAACGGCCCCCGTTCTGGACCCAGGTCGAGGCCGCACGAAGACAGGATACCTTTGGGCACTGGCGCGCGACGACCGAGGATGGGGTGGAGATGATCCGCCAGGCGTTGTCTTCACTTATGCCCCGGGTCGTGCAGGGCAGAATGCAGAACAGATATTGCGGGGCTTTGACGGCACTCTGCAACTGGACGGCTATGCTGGCTACAACCGGCTCACGCGCCCGTCGCGGAAAGGTGGCGCGCCGATCACTGTCGCGTATTGTTGGGCACACGCACGCCGCAAGCTGAAAGAGGTCTTTGATCGAGACGGCTCAGAGATCGCCGCAGAAGGGCTGCGTCGGATCGCAGAGTTCTACCGCATTGAAGGCGAGATCCGTGGGATGGGTCCGGGTCAGCGCCTCTCGGCACGTCAGGCCCGCACGGCACCATTGATGGCAGAGTTCGGCGAGTGGCTTCAGAGCCAACGGCGCCGGATCTCCTCGAAGTCCCGTCTCGGCGAGAAGTTGACCTATATCCATCGGCAGTGGAGCGGGCTGCAGACCTTCCTGCACGACGGCCGGGTTGAGATCGACTCCAATGCAGTCGAGAACCTGATCCGAACAATTGCATTGACCCGAAAGAACGCGCTTTTTGCCGGTCACGACGAAGGTGGCCACGCCTGGGGCCGCATCGCATCTCTCATAGCGACTGCGAAGGTCAATGATGTCGAACCGTTCGCATATCTCAAGGCCACCCTCGAAGCGATTGCAGCAGGCCATCCGGCCAATCGCATCGACGACCTACTTCCGTGGAATTTCCAGCCGTCAAGCTGA
- the tnpB gene encoding IS66 family insertion sequence element accessory protein TnpB (TnpB, as the term is used for proteins encoded by IS66 family insertion elements, is considered an accessory protein, since TnpC, encoded by a neighboring gene, is a DDE family transposase.), with product MLIPSQGVRILVATRPVDFRKGHDGLASMVQSALAQDPFTGTVFVFRAKRADRMKILFWDGSGLVMTYKRLEENSFIWPAIRDGVITLNRPQFEALFAGLDWRRVRSLEPRRPAAAE from the coding sequence ATGCTGATACCATCGCAAGGCGTTCGGATATTGGTTGCGACGCGGCCGGTGGACTTCCGTAAAGGACACGATGGATTGGCTTCGATGGTGCAGTCGGCATTGGCCCAAGACCCCTTTACCGGAACAGTCTTTGTATTCCGCGCCAAACGGGCCGACAGGATGAAGATTTTGTTCTGGGACGGCAGCGGGCTCGTGATGACCTACAAGCGACTTGAGGAGAACAGCTTCATTTGGCCCGCCATTCGAGATGGCGTGATCACCTTGAACCGCCCCCAATTCGAGGCGCTTTTTGCAGGGCTGGACTGGCGCCGGGTGCGCTCTTTAGAACCCCGCAGACCGGCTGCGGCAGAGTGA
- a CDS encoding transposase, translating to MCATNSFLRSLGVEIYASGHRRWSDTAKAQAVAETLEVGATVNAVAKRYGILPNQLSAWRRQAKQGKLLLPAPDADAPLFAPLVVSAGPEEATEALTVPNEAIRLIFGEIAIELPLQTSASRIAEIAHALDASSC from the coding sequence ATGTGCGCTACAAATTCGTTTCTCAGATCGCTTGGCGTCGAGATTTATGCGTCCGGCCATCGCCGTTGGTCGGATACCGCAAAGGCACAGGCGGTGGCGGAGACGCTTGAGGTCGGTGCAACGGTGAACGCTGTTGCTAAGCGATATGGCATCCTTCCGAACCAACTATCGGCCTGGCGTCGACAGGCCAAGCAAGGAAAGCTGTTGCTACCCGCGCCGGATGCCGACGCGCCGCTCTTCGCTCCACTGGTGGTCTCTGCTGGGCCGGAAGAGGCCACAGAAGCTCTGACTGTTCCGAATGAGGCGATCAGATTGATCTTTGGAGAGATCGCCATCGAGCTGCCGCTGCAGACATCTGCCTCTCGGATTGCAGAGATCGCCCACGCGCTTGATGCTTCTTCATGCTGA